One Roseibium sp. HPY-6 genomic region harbors:
- a CDS encoding LysR family transcriptional regulator translates to MEAEEQELNWNLFRVFFVIAEEKGITKAANRLGLRQPSVSSSLQKLEAQLGCQLVFRDSRSFELTLRGEKIYQECKEIFLSAERIQSLVRDATAEERGELSYQIISYLHSSLLDELFRLYHQRYPSVIFRGKVQNSQDILDNILKGSVAIGICLLPKPVANLPSIRLFREEFKVYCGAEHPYFGQESISLRDLRQEPFISFSCASGASGLEPMIDLRNRARIGERTTGESTNFEEVRRMIVAGLGIGILPYPAVKDDIVDGVLWPIDIADEAIGADVYLVHAPEQDLKPAERKFVDLLKELKKLYPDLE, encoded by the coding sequence ATGGAAGCGGAAGAGCAGGAGCTGAACTGGAACTTGTTCCGGGTTTTTTTCGTGATCGCGGAAGAAAAGGGGATCACGAAGGCTGCAAACCGTCTCGGCCTGCGCCAGCCTTCGGTCAGCAGTTCACTGCAAAAGCTGGAAGCCCAGCTCGGATGTCAACTTGTCTTCAGGGACAGCAGAAGTTTTGAACTGACCTTGCGTGGCGAAAAGATCTATCAGGAATGCAAGGAAATCTTCCTTTCCGCCGAACGAATTCAGTCTCTTGTGCGTGACGCGACCGCCGAGGAGCGTGGCGAACTCAGCTATCAGATTATCAGCTATCTGCATTCCTCGTTATTGGATGAGCTGTTTCGTCTCTATCATCAGCGGTATCCGTCAGTCATATTCCGCGGCAAAGTTCAGAATAGTCAGGATATTCTGGACAATATTTTGAAAGGCAGCGTGGCTATCGGCATTTGCCTGTTACCAAAACCTGTCGCAAATTTGCCGTCCATCAGGCTGTTTCGGGAAGAGTTCAAAGTCTATTGCGGAGCAGAACATCCCTATTTCGGTCAAGAATCCATCAGTCTGCGCGATCTTCGACAGGAACCGTTTATTTCTTTTTCCTGTGCTTCGGGCGCCAGCGGCCTGGAACCGATGATCGATCTTCGCAACCGGGCGAGGATCGGTGAAAGAACCACAGGCGAAAGCACCAATTTCGAGGAAGTCCGGCGAATGATCGTCGCCGGATTGGGCATCGGCATTCTGCCGTATCCAGCCGTGAAGGATGACATTGTCGACGGGGTGCTATGGCCAATCGACATTGCGGATGAAGCGATCGGAGCTGACGTCTATCTTGTGCATGCGCCAGAGCAGGACCTGAAACCCGCAGAGCGCAAATTCGTCGACCTGCTCAAGGAATTGAAAAAGCTTTACCCAGATCTTGAATAG
- a CDS encoding RidA family protein → MAPTYMHSGKRMSQIVIHKDTVYLAGQVGSEGTDIATQTRDALSEVDRLLAEAGTSKSKALQVIVWLADMADFEAMNEVYDSWIDIQNPPARACGEAKLATPGYFVEFIVTAAI, encoded by the coding sequence ATGGCGCCGACATACATGCATTCAGGGAAACGGATGAGCCAGATCGTCATTCACAAAGACACGGTCTATTTGGCCGGTCAGGTCGGATCGGAGGGAACCGACATTGCCACTCAAACGCGAGATGCCCTGTCAGAAGTTGACCGTCTCTTGGCCGAAGCTGGTACGAGCAAATCCAAGGCTCTTCAAGTTATAGTTTGGCTTGCCGATATGGCTGATTTTGAAGCCATGAATGAAGTTTACGATTCGTGGATCGACATTCAAAATCCCCCTGCGCGTGCGTGCGGAGAAGCCAAACTGGCTACACCAGGATATTTTGTAGAATTCATCGTTACTGCAGCAATCTGA